The genomic interval CTTCCACTTCCGGGAAGGAGCAGTTGGAGTATGTGCAGACATTAAGGAGATGTTTCACCAAGTGCTTATACAGCCACAGGACAGATGTGCCCAGCGATTCTTGTGGAGAAATGGAGAGGATCGTCGGAACCCGGACACCTACGAGATGCAGGTCATGACATTCGGAGCAGCTTGCTCTCCTTGTGCAGCGGACTATGTGAAGCTCGTCAACGCTTCGCAATATAGTAGTACGGATCCGCGAGCGGTTCTGGCGATAAAGGAGTACCACTATGTGGACGACTATGTGGACAGTTTCATGAGCAAGGACGATGCTGTCGCCGTTTCGTCACGGGTGAGAGAAATACACGCAAACGCAGGATTTGATTTGTGTCGGTTTTCCTCCAGTTCGGCAGATGTGGTCAAAGCTCTGAACCCACAAGGATCCAACACGAATGTTAAATGGAGCGAATCTGAGGAGAAAGTATTGGGAATGTACTGGCAGCCGGCTACGGACAACTTCAAGTTCAGCATCAAATACCATCGGGTACCCAGCAGTGTGATGGACGGGAAACGCGTCCCTACCAAGAGGGAGTTTCTAAGCCTTGTTATGTCCACATTCGATCCGATTGGGTTCTTGAGCTGCTACATGATAACCGCTAAACTGTTGATGCGAGAGATTTGGCGGAGGAGAGTCAAGTGGGATGAGCCGCTCCCAGACGAATTGGCCGCAGCATTTGAGAGCTGGCGGCAAGAAATGAAATACATTGAAGAATTCCGATGTCCACGCTGCTACTTCGGCGCTGGATGTGTACGGACACTGCAGCTGCACGTCTTCGTGGACTCCAGCCAATCTGCGTTCGCCGCGGCGGCTTATTGGCGGGCCACATACGCAAACGACGATGTGCAGGCACATTTTGTGTGTTCCAAAACGAAATGTGCTCCCATGAGGACGATGTCGATCCCACGACTGGAACTTCAAGCAGCTGTATTAGGAACTAGACTGATGGACACCGTTAAACAGGAACACGGTGTAGCGATCAGCAGCTGCACACTATGGACCGACTCTAAGACCGTGCTGTACTGGATCACCAGCACTCACCGGAGATATAAGCAATTTGTTGGAAATCGGGTGGCAGAAATCTTAGAATCCACAGAGGTTTCCCAATGGAGATGGCTACCATCTGCCGAAAACGTGGCAGACGACGCAACCAGGTCGCAACGCCACGTGGACTTCAGCCAAGGTTCGCGGTGGTTAAGCGGACCACCATTCCTAACGGGACCTGAAGAAAGTTGGCCCAAATTTTCTGTAACTGATGGACGCGCTCCACAGGCCGCTGAGGAAGAAGAGATGTCAGGTGAGTTTGTATTGGCCATGGTAAACGCGCCCCTTCTATCTTGGCAGAGGTTCTCGAGATTCAACCGACTGGTAAGAACGACAGCATGGATCCTAAGATTTATTCGACGCTGTCGCGGGCAACGCTACGAGCGAGAAGAACACGGGCTTACCTCTGTCGAACTTGCTGACGCGGAGCACGCATTGGTCCGGCTGGCGCACAGAGAAGCGTTCGGCGAGGAAGCTCACACAGGAACGGTCAGCAAGAGCAGCCTATTATCAGGACTTTCGCCGTATTTGGATAGAGAGGGTATCATGCGTGCCAATGGAAGGATTGACGCAGCGGCATGCGTACCATATGGGGCTCGCCGTCCGATCATACTGTCCCATAAAAGTGCACTGGCGGAAATGATCGTTCGTCACAACCATGAGAGGATGTGCCACCAAAACGTGGAGGCCACCATCGGCGAGATTCGCCAAAAGTTTTGGATAACTAACGTGAGGAGGCTTCTACGGAAGGTGGCGGCTAACTGTAACGTATGCAAGTTGCGGAAAGCACGACCGACACAACCGAAAATGGGCCCATTGCCAGAGGATCGGCTTGAGGCAAATGGATGGCCATTTAAGTTCACTGGCCTGGACTATTTCGGACCATTGCTTGTGTCGATTGGGCGCCGAACAGAGAAGAGGTGGGTGGCGCTATTCACCTGCTTAACTACGAGAGCCGTCCACTTGGAGATGGCTCATGATTTGTCAACAGATTCATGCATCATCGCTATGAGAAACTTCATGTGCCGCCGTGGACCTGTGGTTAGGATAAGGAGCGATAATGGCAAGAACTTCGTGGGAGCCGATAAAGAGGCCAGACGATTCACCGATGTATTTGACCCAGTGAAGATACAGGGCGAGTTGTCATCTAAAGGAATCGAATGGATCTTCAACTGCCCATCAAACCCAGCTGAGGGAGGTGTCTGGGAAAGGATGGTCCAGTGCGTGAAGAAGGTTTTGGCGCATACGATGAAGGAACTCGCACCCAAGGAGCACGTGCTGGAGAACTTGCTGATCGAGGCGGAGAACATAGTGAATTCCCGCCCGCTCACGCACTTGCCGATCACAGTGGAGCAGGAGGCTCCACTGACACCGAACGACCTGTTGAAAGGAATGCCCAACGTGCCAAATCTTCCTGGAGATGATGAATTGGCATCTGAGAGATGCACAACAAGGAAACAGTGGCGTATCGCTCGGATGATGAGAGATCGGTTCTGGAAACGATGGGTGCACGAGTACTTGCCCACACTTGTTCGCAGAGAGAAATGGTGCCAGCGTGTTGAGCCCATGCGTCGAGGAGACCTGGTATACATCTGCGATCCGGCCATACCACGCAGGGAGTGGAAAAGAGGCGTCGTTGAAGAGGTGTTCACCGGGAAAGATGGAGTGCCACGGCGGGCTTCGGTGAGGACTAGCGACCGAGCCAAATTAGTGCTGCGTCCCGCTTCGAAGTTAGCCGTTCTGGATGTGGTGAATGCTGTTGCTTCACGGGGGAGGGGATGTCGCGGAACGGATAAGTTGGCTATCGATAAGTAGTTCAGTTATTTGTCAACGGTTAAGGGCACTCGGTCACATTAAATACTAAATGTATGCATTTTATAGTTATTGTAATTGGTCACATCGATTTACCTAAAATTAAGGTACTTTGCGCGCCAGATCAGTTCGTTTGACGATACCAATAGTGAGGGAAGAGAAACTGCGGTACGTAAGATTCAGAATAGATATAAGTTGAAATTTGTAATGCCTTTAAAACTGTATAATTTCCCTATAGAATAAAACTATCTTCATTTGCGTAAGCCAATGAGCGTTTAAGGCATTTCCTGGGTATTGTCGGCGGCTCGACAATAACATTCAGGCAATGCAAAGCAAGAATTTATaacatggtgccaattgatcaaaattaatatagatttaatgtataagaacttctaaggtgatcTAAGGCATGATCATACGTGTgtacacatacagttgtctgctatcactgtatgcgtagaaaagagctgtttgatgaagcgctctccgctctttctctctcgaacaaaaactcgagagagcctggagccacctctagagccatggcgaaaaaatcgtgtgccaaaaaatcgtatggcgttcatcttgttattctagtttCTGTGGTCCTATGTGTTTCCGTATTATTAGTCTTCTTAAATACCGCTTAGGTATTGTAATTATAGCAATTTCCCACCATTTTCTATTATATGATCACCTCGATCACATGGGCTTTCTACATTAATATTCTAACAAGACCAATAATACCATCtatattaaataaactttttttttacatgTCTAAAATAAGTGGAGCAATGGTGCACTCTATCTGAAATCTGTCCACTGGCCAAAGCCTATTTTCGGACACaaaatgaatataatattaattgtACTCATTCAAAATGTATCAATTagacccgttactcgtagagtagagtggtatactagattcgttgaaaagtatctAACAGACAGAGAGAAGCGTTTCCgcctatataaagtatatataagtTAGCACCAAAAGAATTCGCATCCGGCCGTGCACCTACAGTAGCCAATAAATGTGAGATCAGCGTCTGGAGCGCTTCCGTGGGAGCGACGATGGCAGAGTCAGCAAAAGAATTGGCACTGACGCTAGCAGAAGCAGCGACGGTACGGTACCACCCAATTTTGTACTTTCAATTTAGTTCCgatttttgtcaaaataaaGACGGACCACCCGTCCTAACTAACAAGAAGGTagtataaataaacaaacgttTACTTTAACTGGCGCCCAACATTAAAAGGGTTCTGACACcgaaaaaatgaaagaaaggACTCACTTACATCGGCCTGAAGGCTATCGCCGCAAACGACTGGACGGGAGTGTTATGAAGGTACCCCAGCAGCTCCCAGGagcaaaaaggaagaataccAAATAACCGGTTCAGGATGTATTTCATACTGTAGTTAAGCAAGTTAAGAAATAAGTGAAAATACAACTgaaaaacatacaaaatctatacgaaaagtgaaaatataaatttttttgaaCATAAAAAAATCTATATGAGAAATAATctaaaattataaaacaaaaattaaaggaaaaaatatttgtaaaacgCACAAAAATCTATATGAGAACTATCCTAAAATATAACATTTTCTAACAAAAATtaaaggaaaaaatatttgaaacatacaaaatatatatgagaaatactttaaaaatataaaatattaaatttttgtaacAAAAGAAAGATTTGAAAAACATTCAAAATCTATACGAGAAATactttaataatataaaatgtaaagttttctaacaaaaaataaaaacaaaatctttacgagaaaatacagaaaaaattTTCTGAAAacatacaaaaaatattttataaataatcatGGCAAACCCAAACAATCTAATTAGGCCCGCCCTACTTAATAATAACACAGGCCCCGAAGTAATCCAAGCCCTTAACGTAGCCAATAAGCAGGGACACATTCAGGAAATAGTAGAGAGAATTTTGAAGCAAAAATTAAACTCAGACACGGCACCACTTAATCAAGCAGTCCATATCAATAATGTAAATATGAGTGAATTAGAACTAGTCCCAGATATAGTAAAGTGTTTAAAGGAATTTTCTGGCCTAGCAGGAGAATTTAGCTCATGGATAAAAAGCGTAGAGAATATTAAACATATATTCAACATTAGCAGGATCACCCAAATATTACGGAATTCTTAACGTTATCAGGAACAAAATTGTAGGCAACGCAGACTCAGTCCTGGAGTCTTACAACACCCCACTAAATTGGACAGCTATCTCGAAATGTTTGACAGCACACTATGCGGATAAACGCGATGCGACCACACTAGTATACCAAATGACCTCGCTGGTGCAAGGAAATCAAAGTACAGCAGATTTCTACCAGCAAGTTTATACCCACCTATCCCATATTTTGAACAAAATTACTTccatggaaatgggaaaagaaTCAATAGATCTTTTTGCCAAATCCTACAGAGGCAAGGCACTTGCCACCTTCGTCAGAGGCCTGAACGGCGACTTGCCCAGACTGTTGGGAACCAAAGAGCTCGCAGATCTCCCATCAGCACTTCAGCTATGCGAGAAGTTGGAAAACCAAAAATTTAGGACCAATTACGCAAATAATAGCCAAACCCATTTAAGAAAATTCGAAGGCCCTGGTAGAGGACCACCCCTACCAAGAAAACCCGTACAATAATTCTCAAACGCAGGTCGACAACCATTCATTCCACACTTGGCTTATGTTCCACAGACCCCTAGAAAAACTCATTATGTACCACAGCAACAATATGGAGGGAATTATCAACAACACTATGGCAACCTACCAACACAGCCACCAAGACCATCGGCCCCAATGCCACAACCGAGGCCAGAGCCTATGGACATAGATAGAAGTATGCAGACAAAACAAGTTAACTACATGAACAGACCCAGATTTGGACAGCAGAAAAacagagaaattttcatatctTCGTTACCCTACTCTTCGTTACCCTACTTCCCATGTAAAGCAGGTAATGGAGAGATGATCAACATTCTGATATACACTGGATCCAACAAAAATTACATCCAACCAATATTAGCTAAGAAACCAATCAAAAACAACCAACCCTTTTTCGTTAACTCTATGGGCGGAAAAATTCTTATAACACACCATACAATCGCCAATCCTTTCGACctaaaaaatacttttttgCGCGAAGTAAAAGCCcaaattaatatgcaaaagGGGTATATTTCAATACAGAATACGAGAGCCCAATATACTCAAGACACTACCCGTACCCAGAGGCTCTTAGACCAGAAttagaaaaacaaatacaagaGCTACTCGCAAACGACATAATTAGACCCTCACGATCTCCATACAATTCCCCAATATGGATTGTCCCAAAAAAAATAGATGCATCAGGACAGAGAATGCACAGAATGGTAATTGACTATAGGAAATTGAACATGGTTAC from Drosophila mauritiana strain mau12 chromosome 3L, ASM438214v1, whole genome shotgun sequence carries:
- the LOC117139678 gene encoding uncharacterized protein LOC117139678, producing MPALRRSPRLDQSKEPTTSVASDIQQPQSSKESGLLGQNPSGTPQPANAGQTTNSTTVEVANLLERIATLERELSKAKANEGQVETARNPVGIGLSGNGNGNGAANTPLSMSETSSAMSGATTQMLSENLQREQFVTPSLNEPLLAQLSANLLAQLSANLQPQLSGTSGQQVTRNNNCTTVSLSPPCYVTATVQPELGYVDALREPQRNLVVTAPGSYGTAPASIPNVWTPRRLPDLPEFEGQPEEWPIFECAFTETTEAYQCTALENNQRLVKALKGEARAAVKALLIHPNNVQEVMEQLRFRYGRPEQLIRSQLESVRDVLPISEPNIARIVPFATKVSNLAAFLKSTKNGIQHLGNPTLMEELIAKLPISKRLDWAKHAATIEPYPTVVHFSEWLHELARLICIVTDAASKDPKRRLLHASTSRLDGKDTNSHKCCPICEGQHGIKDCEEFHHALPTARIELARKHRICFACLESGHMARFCKKGTKCSVNGCQRRHHYLLHDRIGNSRLPQSNGGRFKEHTSTRDQELQRDTSHRRRNPFTSTTATPKAGQAEDGQESPHRNLSCVDPDGDHLLFRILPVTLYGRNKQVDTYALLDEGSSVTLIDDDIIQSLNLKGESRQLNVQWFGGKSAREHTTVVSLQISGTGKSMRHDLRNVFAVSNLNLPMQSLRREDVKARKENARLPVKPYFDATPRILIGLDHAHLGIPLRTRSFGAGGPFAAATKLGWVVYGPVKGSASPPVSRSCLLAVSHDNLLEKMVSDYFETENFGVKPAPPVAAGDDVRALSILEDTTKRVGRRFQTGLLWKDDEVRLPDSYNMALKRLVSIERKMKRDEVFARAYKGIMDDYIKKGYARRLEPQGITHTNGKVWYLPHFGVENPNKPGKIRLVFDAAAKVNDISLNSALMKGPQRYKSLPAVLFHFREGAVGVCADIKEMFHQVLIQPQDRCAQRFLWRNGEDRRNPDTYEMQVMTFGAACSPCAADYVKLVNASQYSSTDPRAVLAIKEYHYVDDYVDSFMSKDDAVAVSSRVREIHANAGFDLCRFSSSSADVVKALNPQGSNTNVKWSESEEKVLGMYWQPATDNFKFSIKYHRVPSSVMDGKRVPTKREFLSLVMSTFDPIGFLSCYMITAKLLMREIWRRRVKWDEPLPDELAAAFESWRQEMKYIEEFRCPRCYFGAGCVRTLQLHVFVDSSQSAFAAAAYWRATYANDDVQAHFVCSKTKCAPMRTMSIPRLELQAAVLGTRLMDTVKQEHGVAISSCTLWTDSKTVLYWITSTHRRYKQFVGNRVAEILESTEVSQWRWLPSAENVADDATRSQRHVDFSQGSRWLSGPPFLTGPEESWPKFSVTDGRAPQAAEEEEMSGEFVLAMVNAPLLSWQRFSRFNRLVRTTAWILRFIRRCRGQRYEREEHGLTSVELADAEHALVRLAHREAFGEEAHTGTVSKSSLLSGLSPYLDREGIMRANGRIDAAACVPYGARRPIILSHKSALAEMIVRHNHERMCHQNVEATIGEIRQKFWITNVRRLLRKVAANCNVCKLRKARPTQPKMGPLPEDRLEANGWPFKFTGLDYFGPLLVSIGRRTEKRWVALFTCLTTRAVHLEMAHDLSTDSCIIAMRNFMCRRGPVVRIRSDNGKNFVGADKEARRFTDVFDPVKIQGELSSKGIEWIFNCPSNPAEGGVWERMVQCVKKVLAHTMKELAPKEHVLENLLIEAENIVNSRPLTHLPITVEQEAPLTPNDLLKGMPNVPNLPGDDELASERCTTRKQWRIARMMRDRFWKRWVHEYLPTLVRREKWCQRVEPMRRGDLVYICDPAIPRREWKRGVVEEVFTGKDGVPRRASVRTSDRAKLVLRPASKLAVLDVVNAVASRGRGCRGTDKLAIDK